One Nocardioides aromaticivorans genomic window carries:
- a CDS encoding MerR family transcriptional regulator: MLIKDLAEQAGVSVKAVRYYESRGLITPDRAPNGYREYDAADVLVVREIRALLSLGLTADETVPFVECLRAGNDRADVCPASLDAYRLRIAEIDQRIEELRRLRGELSGLLHDAESYTPDTTEPDTQETR; this comes from the coding sequence GTGCTCATCAAGGACCTCGCCGAGCAGGCCGGCGTCAGCGTCAAGGCGGTGCGCTACTACGAGTCGCGCGGCCTGATCACGCCCGACCGGGCGCCCAACGGCTACCGCGAGTACGACGCCGCCGACGTCCTCGTCGTCCGGGAGATCCGCGCGCTGCTCTCCCTGGGGCTGACCGCCGACGAGACGGTGCCCTTCGTCGAGTGCCTCCGCGCGGGCAACGACCGCGCGGACGTCTGCCCGGCGTCCCTCGACGCCTACCGGCTGCGCATCGCCGAGATCGACCAGCGCATCGAGGAGCTGCGCCGGCTGCGCGGCGAGCTGTCCGGGCTGCTGCACGACGCCGAGAGCTACACCCCCGACACCACCGAACCCGACACCCAGGAGACGAGATGA
- the trxA gene encoding thioredoxin gives MTLQEITDADFEHEVLASDQPVLVEFWAQWCGPCHQVAPVLASIADERAGALRVVKLNSDENPVTSARYRVMGLPTMIVFRDGEPVHELRGARPKAALDREIDHALAV, from the coding sequence ATGACCCTGCAGGAGATCACCGACGCCGACTTCGAGCACGAGGTGCTCGCGTCCGACCAGCCGGTGCTGGTGGAGTTCTGGGCGCAGTGGTGCGGTCCGTGCCACCAGGTCGCGCCCGTGCTCGCGAGCATCGCCGACGAGCGCGCCGGAGCGCTACGCGTCGTGAAGCTGAACAGCGACGAGAACCCCGTCACCTCGGCCCGCTACCGCGTCATGGGGTTGCCGACGATGATCGTCTTCCGCGACGGCGAGCCCGTGCACGAGCTGCGCGGCGCACGCCCGAAGGCGGCGCTGGACCGGGAGATCGACCACGCGCTGGCGGTCTGA
- a CDS encoding nitroreductase family deazaflavin-dependent oxidoreductase yields MALQGEYEPSSQKWVRDQVAAYEASGGREANTLQGGKDPIVVITSVGAKSGKLRKNPVMRVEKDGVYVAIASKGGAPDNPSWYANFVEHPVVDLQDGPEPKPYRARIAEGDERNKWWAHAVATWPTYASYQEKTDREIPVFVLEPVEAA; encoded by the coding sequence ATGGCACTTCAAGGTGAGTACGAGCCGAGCAGTCAGAAGTGGGTCCGCGACCAGGTCGCGGCGTACGAGGCCTCCGGCGGCCGGGAGGCGAACACCCTCCAGGGCGGCAAGGACCCGATCGTCGTGATCACGAGCGTCGGCGCGAAGTCCGGCAAGCTCCGCAAGAACCCCGTCATGCGGGTCGAGAAGGACGGCGTGTACGTCGCGATCGCGTCCAAGGGCGGCGCGCCGGACAACCCGAGCTGGTACGCCAACTTCGTGGAGCACCCCGTCGTCGACCTGCAGGACGGACCGGAGCCCAAGCCCTACCGGGCGCGGATCGCCGAGGGCGACGAGCGGAACAAGTGGTGGGCGCACGCCGTCGCGACCTGGCCGACCTATGCGTCGTACCAGGAGAAGACGGACCGGGAGATCCCGGTGTTCGTGCTGGAGCCGGTCGAGGCGGCCTGA